In Fibrobacter sp. UWB10, the genomic window GTTGTCATTGACGGCATCGACCATTTGAAGGTTTCGGACTACGCGGAACTTCTGGACATTCACGAAAGACGTTCTTCGGTAATCCTCGACTTGTACAAGGCCCTGGACATTCCGATGTTCGTTGGCGGAGAGCTCATCTCTTCTGACGAAGGACTTGTGGGACCACGCGCCTACCTGCGCGATTCCGATGCCATTTACTGGCTGGAATCCAAGGACGGGAAAATGGTTCTTACCGTCGATTCCAAGCGCTTGGGCAACAACCAGCTGTACCAAGGTTCGATTTCAATCGACCCGGCTTCTAACCGCATGCAAGAAGAAGCCGAGATCGACTAATGTTCACCATAGTTGATTTCAACAACTTCTGGAGTCCATCGGGCGGTGGCGTACGACGCTACCACCTGCAAAAGATGGCATTTTACGAACAACAAGAAGAAGTCTTGTCGGTGTTCGTGATGCCGGATTCCAAGACTTATACCGAACAGAAAAGCAACGGGCTCATTATCGAGCACGTGGAAGCGTACCGATTCCCGGGCAAGTGGGAATACCGCTTTATGTGGCGTCCGTCGCAAATCAAGCCCATCCTTGAGAAGTACAAGCCCCAAGTGATTGAAGTCGGTTCGCCCTATATTTTGCCGACCGTGGTGCGACACGTTGCCAAGAAGGTTGTGCCCAACGCCATTCTTTTGAGTTTCTGGCATGCGGACTTTCCCATTACCTACGTGCAACGCCCCGTGACAAACAAGTTCGGCCGTACGCTAGGCATTTTGGCGAAGAAGGTCGCCTTCTGGTACGCTAGACAAGAATTCAAGCATTTTGACGGCATCCAGGTTTCTTGCGACGAAGTCCTGAAGCGCCTCGAAAAGAATCGCCTGCCCAAATCGCACTGGATTCCGCTCGGTTGCGATATTCAGATGTTCTCGCCCGCAAAACGCGACGAAGCGCTTGTTCAGAAATTAAAAGCCGGAAAACCGGAACGACTCACTATCTTTTTCCCGCATCGTTTTTGCGAAGAAAAGGGAATCGAGCTCTTGTTGGGCGCCTACCCCCTGATTGCAGAAAAGCTGGGATGCGAACCGGCGCTTGTCTTTGCCGGCACAGGCCCGTACCTGCCGCAGGTCGAAGAAGCGGTCAAGAAGCATTCTCACATTCAATACGCCGGATTCATTTCGTCGATCGATGAAATGGCAAGACATTACGCCAGCGTAGACATGGGACTGGCCCTTTCGGGCTGGGAAACCTTCGGGCTTTCGATTCTGGAAAGCATGGCCTGCGGAAACGCCCAAATTGGGGCAAGCACAGGCGCCGCTGCTGAACATGTGCTGAACTCAGGTGCTGGCGTTGTCTTGAAAAAGCGCACGCCCGAAGCCCTGGCAGACGCCATTGTAGAACTTTACCGTTCGGACCTGAGCCAAAAGAAGGCAAACGCCCGAACCTACGCCGAAAAATTTAGTTGGAACGATTGCTTTAAGCGGCAATTGGACCTTTACAAACAAATTTATAATCAAAAGAGGAAATCATGATCCGTCACATTGTATTTTGGAAATTGAAGAGTGAAGCTGAAGGTGCTTCTGCAAAAGAAAACGGCCAGAAGATGGTCGATGCATTCCACGCTTTGGCCGGAAAGATTCCTGGTCTCTTGAGCATTGAATCGGGTTTGAACTTTAACAAGGCCGAACTGGGCAACGGGGATGTAGAATACGATGTCGCACTCGACACTACATTCCACACCAAAGCAGCACTCGACATTTACCAGAACCATCCGGAACATTTGGCAATTGTATCGTTTGTTAAAAAAGTCGTAACAGAACGCCATGCAGTTGATTTCGAGTTCTAATCGTTGAGCTTGGAAAAAACTCATTTTATTTTGTAAGACTCACGACAAATCTCATTTCTTTTTGCTAAATTATTGAATATGGTTCAATACAGTCAAACTTCATGGCAGGAATATACTCTGGCAAATTTGCTGGAGACCATGCGCTATGCGCCCATGAACGTGACTATCGGAAAATCCCCCGTTGTACACTATACGCTGCCCAAGGCAATCGAAGCTGGCGAAATCGTACGCTACACTGTTGTAGTCGGGTTCCGCAAGATTTGCTGGACGGGCCGCATTAGTGCAATCAACAAGGGCAAAATCATGGTCCGCCTGGACAAGGGTCCTTTCCGCGGATTCAATGCGAGCCACGAATTTGTAGACGAAGGCAATTTGACCGCCTGCTACGACGACTTTTCTTTCCAAGGATTCAGCGAATTCCCGGAAGAAGCTTTTGCAAAAGTGATGGACAACGCTTCGATTGTTTACGCTGTGGCTAGCCGTAAGGACGCCCGCGATACTCTCGCAGCCATCGAAAGCAAGAAACAGACCCAAGGGTTCAGCGCCATCGACCAATCCGCTACCGCCGGATAGCAGCGGAGATTTCCATGTACAGAAACCTGGAACAGGCACTGCTAGATCTTGAACGAGCAGGCATGCTCAAGCGCATTCAGCGCGAGGTGGACCCGTACTTGGAAATGGCCGAAATTGCCCGCCAGGCATTTGAAAACAAGGGACCGGCCATTCTTTTCGAACATGTGAAAGGAAGCCCGTTCAGGGCCGTTTGCAATATCTTTGGCACGCAGGAACGGCTTGATTTTCTGTTCCGCGACACCCTGAAAGGGACTCAAACCGCGGTCCTGTTCAAGTCGAATCCGGTCGAATTCTTTAAGCACGCCTCGCCCGCCAAGCTTTTAAGAGCCGCACGCACAGGCCTGCATTCACTCCCGAAAAAAAGCGGAAGCCTTAAGGATTTTAAGGAATGCAAGCTTTCGGACTTGCCGCAAATTGTCTGCTGGCCTAATGACGGCGGTGCCTTCTTGACGCTCCCGCAGGTAGCGACCCGACCCGCCGAGAACGCCTCGATTATGACGACGAATATGGGCATGTACCGCGTGCAGATTTCGGGAAACGATTACGCCAGCAACGAATGCGGGCTCCATTACCAAATCAAGCGCGACATCGCTAGGCACCACCAGAAAGCGATTGAAGAAGGCAGACCGCTTAAGGTCAGCATCTTTATCGGTGGCACGCCCGCGCAGACGGTGGCAGCCGTCATGCCCATGCCCGAAAACCTGAGCGAGCTCCTGTTTGCAGGTATGCTCGGCGGCAAGCGTTTCCGTTACTTTATTCACGACGGCTACCTGGTTTCGAGCGATGCGGACTTTTGCATTCTGGGCGAACTCCAGCCGGATTTAAAGCCCGAAGGCCCTTTCGGCGATCACATTGGCTACTATTCCGATAGGCACCCGTTCCCGTATCTCAAGATCGAAAAAGTCTTGTGCAAGAAGAACGCGATCTACCCCTTTACCGTCGTAGGGCGCCCGCCGCAAGAAGACACCTTATTCGGAAGCTTTATTCACCAGATTACAAAGCCCATGGTGCCCGCCTCGATTCCGGGGCTTGTGGCGCTCCACGCCGTCGATGACGCCGGCGTACACCCGCTTTGCCTAGCGCTTGCCCACGAACGCTTTAGGCCCTACGCCAAGCCCGAAGACCGCGAGCCGCTCGAACTCCTGAAGACGGCAAACGCTATTCTCGGATTCAATCAGGCAAGCCTGACCAAGTACCTTTTGATTGCCGCCGCCGAAGACGAAGAGGCCGGCCATAAAATCGACGTCAACGACGTTGCCGGATTCTTCGGGCATGTGCTGGAGCGAATCGACTTTAGCCGCGACTTGCATTTTGAAACCAGCACCAGCATCGACACGCTTGACTACACCGGAAGCAAACTGAATCACGGTTCCAAGCTGACACTTGCTGCCGCAGGCTTAAAGAAACGCGAACTGCGCCACAATCCCGAAGATTTGCAATCACTCAAGATCCCGGGAATTACCTCGGCCAAGATTCCGATGCCAGGCGTCATCGTTTTGCAAGGCCCCGCTTACGATAGCTCTGGCCGCGAAAACTTCATCGCAGAAATCGAAGAGGCGCTCGCTCACTGGGAATTCCGCGAGAATTATCCCTGGATTTCGATTGTCGACTCAGAACTCGATTCTTCTCTGGACACTAGCAATCTTCGCGATTTCTTGTGGCTAACCTTTACACGTTCTGATCCGGCAAAGGATGTTTTCGGTTATCAAGCCCGCATGAGCGAAAAGCACTGGGCATGCGAAGCCCCGTTGATCGTGGACGCTCGTATCAAGCCGCATCATCAGAAAGCGCTTACCGTGCCTGCAGAAATTCGAGAACAAGCGCATCAAGTTTTGGAGGAAGAAAAAGTTTTTGGGGGTTGTAAATGAAACGTTTTTGTTGGATAACCGTACTTTTTTTGAGTTTTGCATCGTTTGCCTTTGCAGATCATGTCTGCGGGACATCCATCATGATGGAAAACTTTTTAAACAACAAAAACAAGTCCTTCTCGCATTTCAAATATTCTAAACCGAGCGCTCTCGAGTCTGCAACAGCCTGCACAGATTCAGACCTTTATGATAGCGTTTACACTCGCACTACAAAACATTTCGAAATTTTCTATACGCTCGAAGGCCCGCACAAAACGACTAAGGCCTACATTGACTCGCTAGAAAAAGCCCTTGAATACGCATGGGACTTTCATGTGAACAAATCGGGAATGCGCCCTCCTAAAGGGTACTTCGAAACGCATCAATACCAAAAGTCAACACAGAGTGACCTTTATCCGGTTGAAGTGATAGACCTATCCATGTTACGCAACGCCAAGGAGCTCCTCAATGGCGAAACCTGCGATTTGTGTTTCGGGCTCACACTTCTCATGAATGACGACGAAAGCGTCCTGCTGATAGAAAACGATTTTAGGCATGGAGTGGAGAAAGCCTCAACCATTGATACAGCCCATGTCAATGGAAAGTCCTGCCCATACATTAGCCCCACAGAAGATTTCACGAACCCGATTTATAATTATTCTTACGCTAAAAACTTTATGCCAGCGCTCCGCGTGACGGCGGTTCATGAGCTTTACCACGCCATTCAATTTCGCTATTTGAACACCTCTGTGAACTTCTGGTTCGAAGCATCGGCTTCGGGAGTTGAAGAAGTTGCGGCTCCAGATGTCGATGACTATTTCGAACACCTTTCGTATGTGGCAAACAGAGTCGGGCAACCCTACCCCACTCTTGCCAAACCTTACGGCGCAAGCGTCTTGTTCTTGTACCTGAACAACCATGTGGGCAGCGACATAAACAGACTTATCTGGGAAAACTTTACGAAAGAACCCAACAAAAATTTCCAGTACCAATTAACGCAAGTCGCAAAGAAAAAGGGTCTTTCAGCTGATTCCTTGTTCCACGACTTCGCAGTCAGACTTTCGTTTGCGGGCGATCGAAGCAAACTTGTCGATTCTACGTTCTTGATTGCAGACGATCAAACAAAATGGCCCCAATTCAAGACGACACCTCAAACCGGAAATTTCGAAGCACTCCCTCTTGACTATGTAGCCTACTATTATAACACGAACGGAACGCCCGATTTGTCCAATTTTGAAGGAAAGGCCTCGGCGGTCGCAATTTATCCGGATTCCTACAAGATTCGATTCTTGCCAACAACGAACAGCATCGATTCTGTCAAGACCGAATTTTTACGCCAAGGAACTCCAGATTCTACCATCTGGGTTTTCAGCCGTTTTTTCGAAGACGACTTGATTCCGACCGTATTAAAGGATTCTACGCTACGAGCCTACCCCACCCCTTGGCGCCAAGGCCCGCTTTGCTTTACTCCGCTTCCGCGTAACAAAGATTATATTGAGCTCCGTAATCGCCGCGGTAACCTGATTACCAAAATCAAGTATAACGGCAGTACGCATTGCATTGACGAAAGCGAAGTCAAATCGCTTTTTGCGCCAGGAATATACCGCTTTAGAATTGAAAATAGCGGTAAGTTGAAAGACTTTATAATTGTTTATTAAAGCCAGCTGAAAATATTGTTCGTCTTTTCGAGACCGGGCAATATGGAGCTTGCGGCAGGCTTATCCGTATTGCGGAGAATTGCCTTGCAGGCTTCGGCAAACAGTTCATGTCCGTTATTGTAGTGGTCGTCGAGACGGCGACGAGCATAGCCTTCTGCGGAATGGTTGTGAATCATGAACGCCCAGTCCGAAGACTGGAACAGCATGAGTTCGCGTTCCATCTGCTTAATGTAGCGGGTCAAGAGTTTTCCTCGCGGAGACCCCTCGCCCATCTTTTCGCGAATAGATATCAAATGATCAATCATCGCCCGCATACGATACGATTGCGGGTAATACTTGTCCGTTTCACCGTTAATCCAAACGGAGCCGAAACCGCCTTCGCCCCAGCTGGAGAAAGCCGGCTCATGCACATCGGGGTCCGCAGAATTAGTCATCACCTGGTCTGCGCCCGCAAATTCAATCACCGACGAAGAGGCTGCACGCATCAGCATTTCTTCGAGGAATATCGGGCCTTCAAACCACCAGTGGCCAAAAAGTTCAGCATCGTAGGGACAAAGCATGGCTGCCTTGTGGCCTTCCATGTTCACCAGCAATTCCGAAATGGTGGCTTCGCGGTTTACCACAAAAAGTCGCGCATGGTCTTCGGCGAGTTTCATGGCATTCCACGGGCGGTAAATTTCTTTGTGTTCGCCACCGGTAATGCGCTTGTACTTAAAGCCAGAATCAATCGGAGTATCGCCGGCAAAGAAGTATTCGCCCAAATAATCACGCGGGCGTTCTCTGGCGATATCCGTAAAGAATTCACGGTACTCGGGGTGGCCCGGATAACCTGTACGGCGGCTCCAGACCTCCATGGAACTTTTCTGTTCGCGGCCCATGCAGTAAAGCCCCTGCGTGGTACGCAGCGGCGTGAACACGCCGTACTTGGGCGGAGGCGACGCCAGCAAGGCGCCATGGGTCTCTAAGAAGAAATAATGCAGGCCGAATTCGGCAAGGTACTTGTCGAGTCCCGGGAAGTAGCCGCATTCAGGAAGCCACACGCCCATGGGCTTACGGCCAAAAGCGCGCTCGAACGTTCGCACTGTGACATCGAGCTGCATGCGAATAGATTCCGGATCGCTCTGGTATGCCGGCAAGAACGGGTGCGTGCCCACGCAAGTGAGCAAGTTCAACTTTCCAGCCTTTTCAAGCTCCAGGAATTCCGCAAGCAAGTTGCGATGGATGCGATTTTCCCACAAGTCAATCAGCGTGTGCTGACGCGAAAGGTAAAAATGAGAGAGAGTCTCTAAATCCGTGCCCGCGTTGCGGGCCACTTCTTTTTCAATCAGCTTAAGTTGCTGTTTCAAATGGTCCGAAAACTTGTTCAGCAAGCTTTCGTCCGAAAGCATTTCAATCAGCGGAGGAGAAACGCTTAAATTGAGCGTCCCGGGCACACCCTTTTCCAAGAGACGGCGCATGGCCTGCACCAAGGGCAGGTAGGTTTCTGCAATAGCTTCAAACAGCCAATTCTCTTCGAAAAAGCGTGTATAATCCGGATGCCGCACAAAAGGTAAATGTGCGTGCATCAGGAAAATGATTTTTCCGGGAGCTCCCATTAAAACGGATTACTCCGTGCGCTTCACGACAATCGGAACGATCGTGGTCGGGAAATCGCCATCCTTGTCGGTCGCAAACACCGGAATGATCTTGGTAGAATCCGGCAAGTCTTCTTCAAAGCTGAAGGTGCCATCCGGGTTCAGCGGGAACGGTTCGCCGCGCACCTGGAGGTGTGCATCCGGACGAGTTCCGCCGTAAACGATCAAGCGAGTCTTGACCCACAGGAAGAAATCCTTACCGTAGTTCACGGAATCCTTAGCGACTTCGATGTTGTTCGACTGGAGGGCAGCGCTAGAAAGGGCGCCCGAGAACATCGATTCCGAAGAGCTACCAAAGTTACCGCCAAGCTTCTTGAGCCAAGATTCAGCCGTCTGGCTAGAGAATCCGGAACTCATGAAGTTGCCGAGCGTGTTGCCACCGAGAGAAGCCTTGGCAAAGGCATCGTCTTCGGCAGGAGCGGCTGCGGACTTGTCAAAAGTCATGACCGGAGCCGATTCCACAATGGGCATAAAGTTCTTGCCGGATACGGCACCGAGAACGGCGACGCAGGCCTTGCCGGCGGTATTTTCGACATACCAGCTACGGGCATTTGCCGGAACTTCGACATCGCGGAACTTGCGCTTCTTGCCGCGCTGCACCGTAAGGTCATCGGCAATGTCGAACAGACGAAGAACGATTTTCCCCTTACCGTGCTTCGCTTCGTTAATTCTGTTTTCGGACACTTCCCAGAAGGCGTGCATCCAGTTCGGGTCCTTCTGCATGAGCACCAGGTATTCGGCGTCAAAGGACTGTGCCATTTTGGCGACATCTTTTTCGGACACCTTAGCCCTAGGCTTTCTTGCAACCGGCTTTGCAGGCACAGCCTTTACGGCAGGCTTGATAGCGGGCTTTGCAACAGGCTTTACTGCAGGCTTAACAGCCGGTTTAGCGGCGGGTTTAACAGCGGGCTTTGCAGCAACCTTAGCGGCAGGCTTTTCAGCAGCTTTTGGAGCAGCGGCCTTCGTTGCAGTCTTTTTCGCGGCGACCTTTTTCACTTCGTCCGAAATCTTGGAAACCTTCGTTGCAGCAGCCTTCTTCACCTTGGCTACGGCTTTTACAGCCTTTT contains:
- a CDS encoding glycosyltransferase; the encoded protein is MFTIVDFNNFWSPSGGGVRRYHLQKMAFYEQQEEVLSVFVMPDSKTYTEQKSNGLIIEHVEAYRFPGKWEYRFMWRPSQIKPILEKYKPQVIEVGSPYILPTVVRHVAKKVVPNAILLSFWHADFPITYVQRPVTNKFGRTLGILAKKVAFWYARQEFKHFDGIQVSCDEVLKRLEKNRLPKSHWIPLGCDIQMFSPAKRDEALVQKLKAGKPERLTIFFPHRFCEEKGIELLLGAYPLIAEKLGCEPALVFAGTGPYLPQVEEAVKKHSHIQYAGFISSIDEMARHYASVDMGLALSGWETFGLSILESMACGNAQIGASTGAAAEHVLNSGAGVVLKKRTPEALADAIVELYRSDLSQKKANARTYAEKFSWNDCFKRQLDLYKQIYNQKRKS
- a CDS encoding Dabb family protein translates to MIRHIVFWKLKSEAEGASAKENGQKMVDAFHALAGKIPGLLSIESGLNFNKAELGNGDVEYDVALDTTFHTKAALDIYQNHPEHLAIVSFVKKVVTERHAVDFEF
- a CDS encoding UbiD family decarboxylase — protein: MYRNLEQALLDLERAGMLKRIQREVDPYLEMAEIARQAFENKGPAILFEHVKGSPFRAVCNIFGTQERLDFLFRDTLKGTQTAVLFKSNPVEFFKHASPAKLLRAARTGLHSLPKKSGSLKDFKECKLSDLPQIVCWPNDGGAFLTLPQVATRPAENASIMTTNMGMYRVQISGNDYASNECGLHYQIKRDIARHHQKAIEEGRPLKVSIFIGGTPAQTVAAVMPMPENLSELLFAGMLGGKRFRYFIHDGYLVSSDADFCILGELQPDLKPEGPFGDHIGYYSDRHPFPYLKIEKVLCKKNAIYPFTVVGRPPQEDTLFGSFIHQITKPMVPASIPGLVALHAVDDAGVHPLCLALAHERFRPYAKPEDREPLELLKTANAILGFNQASLTKYLLIAAAEDEEAGHKIDVNDVAGFFGHVLERIDFSRDLHFETSTSIDTLDYTGSKLNHGSKLTLAAAGLKKRELRHNPEDLQSLKIPGITSAKIPMPGVIVLQGPAYDSSGRENFIAEIEEALAHWEFRENYPWISIVDSELDSSLDTSNLRDFLWLTFTRSDPAKDVFGYQARMSEKHWACEAPLIVDARIKPHHQKALTVPAEIREQAHQVLEEEKVFGGCK
- a CDS encoding 1,4-alpha-glucan branching protein domain-containing protein; protein product: MHAHLPFVRHPDYTRFFEENWLFEAIAETYLPLVQAMRRLLEKGVPGTLNLSVSPPLIEMLSDESLLNKFSDHLKQQLKLIEKEVARNAGTDLETLSHFYLSRQHTLIDLWENRIHRNLLAEFLELEKAGKLNLLTCVGTHPFLPAYQSDPESIRMQLDVTVRTFERAFGRKPMGVWLPECGYFPGLDKYLAEFGLHYFFLETHGALLASPPPKYGVFTPLRTTQGLYCMGREQKSSMEVWSRRTGYPGHPEYREFFTDIARERPRDYLGEYFFAGDTPIDSGFKYKRITGGEHKEIYRPWNAMKLAEDHARLFVVNREATISELLVNMEGHKAAMLCPYDAELFGHWWFEGPIFLEEMLMRAASSSVIEFAGADQVMTNSADPDVHEPAFSSWGEGGFGSVWINGETDKYYPQSYRMRAMIDHLISIREKMGEGSPRGKLLTRYIKQMERELMLFQSSDWAFMIHNHSAEGYARRRLDDHYNNGHELFAEACKAILRNTDKPAASSILPGLEKTNNIFSWL
- a CDS encoding DUF4912 domain-containing protein, with amino-acid sequence MAIKKETETKSKIKAVVKEKVAKVAAKKTATLKTMKDAEEKAVKAVAKVKKAAATKVSKISDEVKKVAAKKTATKAAAPKAAEKPAAKVAAKPAVKPAAKPAVKPAVKPVAKPAIKPAVKAVPAKPVARKPRAKVSEKDVAKMAQSFDAEYLVLMQKDPNWMHAFWEVSENRINEAKHGKGKIVLRLFDIADDLTVQRGKKRKFRDVEVPANARSWYVENTAGKACVAVLGAVSGKNFMPIVESAPVMTFDKSAAAPAEDDAFAKASLGGNTLGNFMSSGFSSQTAESWLKKLGGNFGSSSESMFSGALSSAALQSNNIEVAKDSVNYGKDFFLWVKTRLIVYGGTRPDAHLQVRGEPFPLNPDGTFSFEEDLPDSTKIIPVFATDKDGDFPTTIVPIVVKRTE